A stretch of Candidatus Binatia bacterium DNA encodes these proteins:
- a CDS encoding amidohydrolase family protein has product MASASNGQPITTVDTDGHVLEPRDTWQKYLEPNLRDRAIRIEKDDKGIEALLVDGKPHMGLYGRLGALGGIGMDAADLMKAGARSYEDGCPPGGYDPAARLSVMDSEQIDVALFYPTIGIAWEAHLQDDTLAAPYTRAYNRWLVDFCKQDTRRLVPIAHICLKDPVGAVEEVKRARKDGCAGVYLSPDPPSRNGKQFDDPAFAPFFETVQDLDMPIAFHVVARESSHLDPWLGDTGGDRIGNVVFSFAFLALDVMAAFTSFMTRGMFEKYPRLKCAVLEAGSNWITAWLDRLDHKFEVMRSFSTMKLLPSEYFKRQCLISAEPDESITAKIVEHLGDDYVIWASDYPHLDASFNVVGELRERIASLPEESQRKVLGDNALRFYGLQA; this is encoded by the coding sequence ATGGCGAGCGCGAGCAACGGGCAACCGATCACGACCGTCGACACCGACGGCCACGTGCTGGAACCACGCGACACTTGGCAGAAGTACCTCGAGCCGAACCTCCGTGACCGCGCAATCCGGATCGAGAAGGACGACAAGGGGATCGAAGCCCTTCTCGTCGACGGGAAGCCGCACATGGGCCTCTACGGTCGCCTCGGCGCGCTCGGCGGAATCGGAATGGACGCCGCCGACCTCATGAAGGCCGGCGCGCGGAGCTACGAAGACGGCTGCCCGCCGGGCGGCTACGACCCGGCCGCGCGACTCTCCGTCATGGACAGCGAGCAGATCGATGTCGCGCTCTTCTACCCAACCATCGGCATCGCGTGGGAAGCCCACCTCCAAGACGACACGCTCGCCGCCCCGTACACGCGCGCTTACAACCGATGGCTCGTCGACTTCTGCAAACAGGATACGCGTCGCCTCGTGCCGATTGCGCACATCTGCCTGAAGGATCCGGTAGGCGCCGTCGAGGAAGTGAAGCGTGCACGCAAAGACGGATGCGCCGGCGTTTACCTGTCGCCGGATCCGCCTTCGCGCAACGGCAAGCAGTTCGACGATCCGGCCTTCGCACCGTTCTTCGAGACCGTACAAGATCTCGACATGCCGATCGCCTTCCACGTCGTCGCGCGGGAGTCGAGCCATCTCGATCCGTGGCTCGGCGACACGGGCGGCGATCGCATCGGCAACGTCGTGTTCTCGTTCGCATTCCTCGCGCTCGACGTCATGGCCGCGTTCACGTCGTTCATGACGCGCGGCATGTTCGAGAAGTACCCGCGACTCAAGTGTGCCGTGCTCGAGGCGGGATCCAACTGGATCACCGCATGGCTCGACCGACTCGACCACAAGTTCGAAGTCATGCGCTCGTTCTCCACGATGAAGCTGCTGCCGTCAGAGTACTTCAAGCGGCAATGCCTCATCTCGGCCGAGCCGGACGAGTCTATCACCGCGAAGATCGTCGAACACCTCGGCGACGACTACGTCATCTGGGCGTCCGACTACCCCCACCTGGACGCGTCGTTCAACGTCGTCGGCGAGCTCCGCGAGCGCATCGCGAGCCTCCCCGAGGAGTCCCAACGCAAGGTCCTCGGAGACAACGCGCTTCGGTTCTACGGACTTCAGGCATGA